The Maritimibacter sp. DP1N21-5 DNA window AAGGACGCGTTCGAGGGTCCGCGATCCACCTTGACCTGCCCTGATATCTCGGTAACGAAGCCCGCCATGGTGCCCTTGGACAAACTCGACGCGATCACCCAACGTTTTCAGTTTCTGGAGGCGAAGATGTCCTCTGGCCTCTCGGGCGAGGACATCGCCAAGGTCGGGCGGGAATATGCCGCGCTGAAACCGGTGGTCGAGGAAATCGCGGTCTTTCGCCAGTTGCTCTCGGATATTTCCGAGGCCGAGGCGATGCTGGCCGATCCGGAAATGCGCGCGCTCGCGGAAGAGGAATTGCCGGACCTGCGCGCGCGGCTTCCGGAGATGGAACAGGCGATGCGCGTGGCGCTCCTGCCGCGAGACGAGGCTGACGCGCGTCCTGCCATGATCGAGATCCGCCCCGGCACGGGGGGCGACGAGGCCTCGCTCTTCGCGAGCGATCTGCTTCGGATGTATCAACGCTATGCCGAAGCGCGGGGCTGGACCTTCGACATCCTGGAGCAAAGCCTGACCGAGCTCGGCGGCATCAAGGAAGTCGTCGGCCGGATTTCGGGCGAGAACGTTTTTGCGCGACTGAAATTCGAAAGTGGCGTGCACCGGGTCCAGCGGGTGCCCGAGACCGAAAGCGGCGGTCGCATCCACACCTCGGCCGCGACGGTGGCCGTCCTGCCCGAGGCCGAGGACGTCGATATCCAGATCGACCCCAACGACCTCCGCATTGACACGATGCGGTCTTCGGGGGCTGGCGGGCAACACGTGAACACAACCGATTCAGCCGTGCGCATCACCCATATCCCGAGCGGCATCGTGGTCACGAGTTCCGAGAAGTCCCAGCACCGCAACCGCGAGATCGCGATGCAGGTGCTCAAGACCCGGCTCTATGACGCCGAACGGCAGCGCGTGCACGACGCGAGGGCCGCGGATCGCAGGGCACAGGTGGGCTCGGGGGATCGGTCGGAACGGATCCGCACCTACAATTTCCCGCAGGGCCGGATGACCGACCATCGCATCGGCCTGACGCTTTACAAGCTGGGCGAGGTCATGGCGGGCGATCTGGACGAAATCATCGACGCGCTGACTGAAGCCGACCAGGCGGCGAAACTGGCCGAGATGGAAGGATGAAGCTCATCGACGCGCTGCGGCGCGGGGTGGGGCGCCTTTCCGAGGCTGGAATCGAGGGCGCGAACCGGGATGCCGACCGCTTGCTGGCACATGTGCTTGGGGTCGAGGCCCCGATGGTGCGGCTTGGTGCGTTGCATGCGTTGACGGAAGAGGAAGCGCGCGCCTTCGACGCCGCAGTTGACCGTCGCGTCAAGCGTGAGCCGGTGTCGCGGATCGTCGGGCGGCGGCTCTTCTGGGGCCGCTGGTTCGAAGTCACGCCGGATGTGCTCGACCCGCGTCCAGAGACCGAGGGGATCATCGCTCTTGTGGCAGAGGGTCCCGCCCCGTCACGTCTGCTCGATCTGGGGACCGGATCGGGGATTCTCGCTGTGACGCTTCTGGCCGAATATGAAGCTGCACAGGGCGTGGCGACCGACATTTCCCCCGGCGCGCTGGAGGCGGCGGCGCGCAACGCGGCGATGCACGGCGTCGCAGGTCGCCTCGAATTGCGCCGGTCGGATTGGTTTGCGGGCGTAGAAGGGACATTCGACCTCATCGTATCGAACCCGCCTTATATCGCCGCCGACGAGTTGCCGGATCTGGCGCCGGAGGTGCTCAACCATGACCCGGACCTCGCGCTCACGCCCGGCGGCGATGGGCTGTCGCCCTACCGTGTGATCGCAGGCGATGCCCGTGACCACCTCGAGCCCGGCGGTCGGCTCCTGGTCGAAATCGGTCATCGCCAGGGGGCATCGGTGTGCGACATCTTCCGTCAGGCAGGCCTTGACGCCGTGACGGTTCATCCCGACATGGAAGGTAAGGATCGCATCGTCAGCGCGCTTGCCCCGCGATGATCCGGGCCGAACCCGACGTGCGATCAAGGCCATATCAGCGATTTGGTGCCAAAAAGGCGCAAAAAGACCGCTTATGCCGCCGATATACGCAAAATCCCCTTGTCACGCGCAACGGCGCGTGTTTACTCAAGAACAGCGCCTGATGAGGAAAGTGACCTCTCGGCGCGGCAAGCCGAAAAACCGGACCATTTGGGCGCTGCACGGAGGCAGCGGGGATCGGTAGCCAGAAAAAAGGCTGGATACAGGAACTTATGAGATCGTCTAAATCACGTTCGCGCGGGAAGAATAATCGTAACCGCTCGCCTTCCAACAACCTCAATCGGGTCTTCGACAGTTCGGGTCCCGAGGGCAAGGTGCGCGGAACTCCGCAGCAAATCATCGACAAATACACCCAGCTGTCGCGGGACGCCTTTCTGGGCAACGACCGCGTCGCCGGCGAGAATTTCCAGCAGCACGCCGAGCATTACGCGCGTCTTCTGAGCGAAGCCCAGAAGGACGCCGACTCAAAGCGCCAGAACCAGCAAGGTCAGCAGGGCGGTCAGAACCAGCCCGACACTGACGGAGCCGAAGGTGACGCGACGCAGGGCAATGGTGGTAACGGCGGCAACAACGGTGGGGCGCCGGACGGACGACAGTCCGATGGCCGTCAGAACCGCGACGAACAGCGCCGCCGCGAAAAGCAGGGGCGTCGTGAACAGCAGGAGATGTTCACCGACCCGGGTTCCGCACCGCAGCCCGACGTGATGGACACCAGCGCCGAGGAAGATCAGGACAGCGGACTGGTCGAGACGCCGGAAGAGAAACCGAAAAAGCCCCGCACTCGCAAACCTAGGGCGAAAAAGACCGATGGTGACGGCGCGACCGAAGCCGCCGGCGGCAAAGAGGCGCCGGAAGCCGCGGAATAACGCGGTTTCGGGACCAGAGTTCATGCCCCGGCCAAGCGCCGGGGCATTTGCTTTCGGCCAGGCAGCGCAGGTTGTGAAGCCGAAGGCCCTGCGCTAATCCGGGCGCGTACCCTCTGACACCTCCCCAGACATCCCAAGGAACTGCACATGACTGTCAAACACCGCGTCGTTCTGTCCAGCGACCACGCCGCCATCGACCTGCGTCAGACGATTGCCCGGCATATCCAAGCTCAGGGTCACGAGGTGCTCGACATCGGCCCCACCACGACCGAGAGCACGCATTACCCGCTGCATGGTCAGGCCGCCGCGCAGAAGGTGGTCGCGGGCGAGGCTGATCTGGGGATCATCCTTTGCGGAACGGGGCAGGGCATCATGATGGCCGCGAACAAGGTCGCCGGTATCCGCTGCGGCGTCTGTTCGGACACGTTCTCGGCCCGGATGATCCGTCAGCACAACGACGCCAACATGCTCTCCCTCGGGGCGCGGGTGGTGGGCGAAGGCCTCGCGCTCGACATCGTGGACGCTTATCTCTCGGCAGAGTTCGAGGGCGGCCGCCACGCCACGCGCGTGGACATGATCGAGGGCTGATTGCCGCCACCCGGAACGACGAAGGCCGCCCGGATGGGCGGCCTTTTCATGTGCATCAGCAGATGGCGGTTCAGGCCGTCGCTTTCGCGTTTTCCTTGAGCCAGGTCAGGACCGTCTCGGGCGAGCTTTCGCCGTAGGGGTCTTCGCCGTGGTTGTCGCACATGCCGGGCTCGACGAAGAGCGCTTCGATGGTGCCGTCGTTCACGATGGCCGCGTAGCGCCAGGAGCGGGCACCGAAGCCCAGGTTATCCTTGGCGACGAGCATGCCCATCTCCTTTGTGAACTGGCCGGAGCCGTCCGGGATCACCTTGACGTTTTCGAGGCCCTGGTCGATGGCCCATTTGTTCATCACAAAGCTGTCGTTGACCGACATGCAGTAGATGGCGTCAATGCCTTCCGCCGCGAAGTCGCCGAAGCCTTTTTCAAAGCCCGGGAGCTGGTAGGTCGAGCAGGTAGGCGTGAAGGCGCCGGGGAGCGAGAAGAGCACGACGCGTTTGCCGGCGAAGTAATCGTCGGTGGTCATGTCCTGCCAGCGGAAGGGGTTCGGGCCGCCGACGGATTCGTCGCGGACACGGGTCTTGAAGGTCACGGAAGGGACGCGATCGCCAACTTTCATGGGTGCTCTCCTGAGGTTCGGTTAATCTTGACTGTTCCTGTCGGAATCGCCCGACAGTTTATAACGGTTCTAGATCATACTGCGGGCGCATCCTCAATGCCGCATCTGCAAAATGAACGGGAGGCCCAGGGCCGCACCCTGAACCTCCCTGATTTTGCGCGGTTTTTCAGCGTCCATGCCTGTCGCACAGACGCTGTGCGATCACTTCAGATCGAAGCGGTCGGCCTCCATCACCTTGACCCAGGCAGAGACGAAATCGCAGACGAATTTGCCCTTGGCGTCGTCCTGCGCATAGACCTCGACCAGCGCGCGAAGCTGGCTGTTCGACCCGAAGACGAGGTCGGTGCGCGTGGCTTTCCAACCCTTGTTTCCGGTCTTGCGGTCCACGGCCTGGAAGAACTGGTCGTCCTCGATCGCCTCCCACTTCGTCTCCATGTCCAGGAGGTTCACGAAGACGTCGTTGGTGAGCGCGCCGGGGTTTTCGGTCATCACGCCGTGGCCCGTGTCGCCATGGGTCACGCCCATGGCGCGCAGGCCTCCGACGAGCACGGTCATCTCGGGTGCCGAAAGCCCCAGAAGCTGGGCCTTGTCGACGAGAAGCTCTTCCTGCGACATGGAATACTTCTGCGCCTGATAGTTGCGGAAGCCCTCGGAGTGCGGCTCCAGCGGCTCGAAGCTTTCGACGTCGGTCATCTCTTGCGTCGCGTCGGTGCGACCGGGGGTGAAGCGGACGTCGCAGGGCTCGCCGCCGTCCTTCGCGGCCTTTTCAACCGCCACGACCCCGGCGAGGACGATGAGGTCGGCAAGCGAGATCTTCTTGTCGCCCTTTGCGTCGAAGTCGGCCTTGATGCCTTCGAGCACCGGCAACACCTTGGCCAGCATTTCGGGTTCGTTGGCCGCCCAGTCCTTTTGCGGTGCGAGCCGGATCCGCGCCCCATTGGCCCCGCCGCGCTTGTCGGAGTCGCGATAGGACGAGGCGGAATACCACGCCACCTTGGCCATTTCCTGGACCGAAAGCCCGCTGTCCAGAAGCTTGGCCTTGAGCGCCTTCACGTCGGCCTCGCCCACGAGCGGGTGATCGACGGCCGGAACCGGATCCTGCCAGATCAGGTCCTCGGCGGGCACCTCCTTGCCGAGATAGCGCACCTTGGGCCCCATGTCGCGGTGCGTGAGCTTGAACCAGGCGCGGGCGAAGGCATCGGCGAACTTCTCGGGGTTGGCGTGGAAATCGCGGCTGATCTTGTCATAGGCCGGGTCCATGCGCATCGCCATGTCGGCGGTGGTCATCATGGTCTTGACCTTCTTGCCCTTGGTGTGTGCGGCGGGGGCCATGTGGTCCTCGTCCACGTCCTTGGGCGCCCATTGCTGGGCACCGGCGGGCGACTTGGTCAGTTCCCATTCGTAGCCATAGAGCATGTCGAAATAGCCCATGTCCCACTTGATCGGGTTCGGGGTCCAGGCGCCTTCGATGCCGGACGAGATCGTGTCGTCTCCCATGCCTGAAGCGTGGGTTGAGGCCCAGCCAAAGCCGAGCGCGGTGATGTCGCTGCCTTCCGGCTCTGCCCCGACGAGGGCCGCATCACCCGCGCCATGCGCCTTGCCGAAGGTGTGGCCACCGGCGGTCAGCGCGACGGTTTCCTCGTCGTTCATCGCCATCCGGGCAAAGGTGTCGCGGATGTCACGGGCCGAGGCGAGCGGATCGGGATTGCCGTCCGGCCCCTCGGGGTTCACGTAGATGAGGCCCATCTGCACGGCCGCGAGCGGGTTTTCCAGATCGC harbors:
- the prfA gene encoding peptide chain release factor 1; amino-acid sequence: MVPLDKLDAITQRFQFLEAKMSSGLSGEDIAKVGREYAALKPVVEEIAVFRQLLSDISEAEAMLADPEMRALAEEELPDLRARLPEMEQAMRVALLPRDEADARPAMIEIRPGTGGDEASLFASDLLRMYQRYAEARGWTFDILEQSLTELGGIKEVVGRISGENVFARLKFESGVHRVQRVPETESGGRIHTSAATVAVLPEAEDVDIQIDPNDLRIDTMRSSGAGGQHVNTTDSAVRITHIPSGIVVTSSEKSQHRNREIAMQVLKTRLYDAERQRVHDARAADRRAQVGSGDRSERIRTYNFPQGRMTDHRIGLTLYKLGEVMAGDLDEIIDALTEADQAAKLAEMEG
- the prmC gene encoding peptide chain release factor N(5)-glutamine methyltransferase, with the protein product MKLIDALRRGVGRLSEAGIEGANRDADRLLAHVLGVEAPMVRLGALHALTEEEARAFDAAVDRRVKREPVSRIVGRRLFWGRWFEVTPDVLDPRPETEGIIALVAEGPAPSRLLDLGTGSGILAVTLLAEYEAAQGVATDISPGALEAAARNAAMHGVAGRLELRRSDWFAGVEGTFDLIVSNPPYIAADELPDLAPEVLNHDPDLALTPGGDGLSPYRVIAGDARDHLEPGGRLLVEIGHRQGASVCDIFRQAGLDAVTVHPDMEGKDRIVSALAPR
- a CDS encoding DUF4167 domain-containing protein; the encoded protein is MRSSKSRSRGKNNRNRSPSNNLNRVFDSSGPEGKVRGTPQQIIDKYTQLSRDAFLGNDRVAGENFQQHAEHYARLLSEAQKDADSKRQNQQGQQGGQNQPDTDGAEGDATQGNGGNGGNNGGAPDGRQSDGRQNRDEQRRREKQGRREQQEMFTDPGSAPQPDVMDTSAEEDQDSGLVETPEEKPKKPRTRKPRAKKTDGDGATEAAGGKEAPEAAE
- the rpiB gene encoding ribose 5-phosphate isomerase B, which gives rise to MTVKHRVVLSSDHAAIDLRQTIARHIQAQGHEVLDIGPTTTESTHYPLHGQAAAQKVVAGEADLGIILCGTGQGIMMAANKVAGIRCGVCSDTFSARMIRQHNDANMLSLGARVVGEGLALDIVDAYLSAEFEGGRHATRVDMIEG
- a CDS encoding peroxiredoxin — protein: MKVGDRVPSVTFKTRVRDESVGGPNPFRWQDMTTDDYFAGKRVVLFSLPGAFTPTCSTYQLPGFEKGFGDFAAEGIDAIYCMSVNDSFVMNKWAIDQGLENVKVIPDGSGQFTKEMGMLVAKDNLGFGARSWRYAAIVNDGTIEALFVEPGMCDNHGEDPYGESSPETVLTWLKENAKATA
- the katG gene encoding catalase/peroxidase HPI; amino-acid sequence: MDGQAPGACPFTGKSSSRGTQNTDWWPNSLNLKVLHQFSPASNPMDPDFSYAEAFKKLDLDAVKADLTALMTDSKEWWPADYGHYGPFFIRMAWHAAGTYRTADGRGGASNGSQRFAPLNSWPDNVNLDKARRLLWPIKQKYGNSLSWADLFILTGNVALESMGFKTFGFGGGREDIYEPEQDVYWGSEKEWLEVSGGENSRYSGERDLENPLAAVQMGLIYVNPEGPDGNPDPLASARDIRDTFARMAMNDEETVALTAGGHTFGKAHGAGDAALVGAEPEGSDITALGFGWASTHASGMGDDTISSGIEGAWTPNPIKWDMGYFDMLYGYEWELTKSPAGAQQWAPKDVDEDHMAPAAHTKGKKVKTMMTTADMAMRMDPAYDKISRDFHANPEKFADAFARAWFKLTHRDMGPKVRYLGKEVPAEDLIWQDPVPAVDHPLVGEADVKALKAKLLDSGLSVQEMAKVAWYSASSYRDSDKRGGANGARIRLAPQKDWAANEPEMLAKVLPVLEGIKADFDAKGDKKISLADLIVLAGVVAVEKAAKDGGEPCDVRFTPGRTDATQEMTDVESFEPLEPHSEGFRNYQAQKYSMSQEELLVDKAQLLGLSAPEMTVLVGGLRAMGVTHGDTGHGVMTENPGALTNDVFVNLLDMETKWEAIEDDQFFQAVDRKTGNKGWKATRTDLVFGSNSQLRALVEVYAQDDAKGKFVCDFVSAWVKVMEADRFDLK